One segment of Halomonas sp. TD01 DNA contains the following:
- a CDS encoding restriction endonuclease subunit S — translation MSSEATDVQEASPKYGFTAAKPAVPAGYKQTEVGMIPEDWELKQLCEITQIRSGIAKNSSAQVQDPIHVHYLRVANVQDGYLDLSDMSQITISRSDLARFSVQSGDVLMNEGGDRDKLGRGAIWRGQYQPCIHQNHVFVVRPKKVVDPEYLAFWSAGDEARKYFLIAGRQTTNLASINKTSLGQLPVVLPRVSEQRAISTALSDVDALLEELDGLITKKRDIKQATMQQLLTGQTRLSGFKEEWQTKPLAHLAEIRSGGTPSTSTPGFWNGGIPWCTPTDITALRGQKHLTNTERTISPSGLQASSAETIPPNSVIMTTRATIGECAINTVPMTTNQGFKNLVPIAADCEFLYYLMTIQKSRLVQLCAGSTFLEIGKKQLDKFDLYLPESLDEQKAIAAILSDMDTEIDALKQRRAKTAALKQAMMQELLTGRTRLVKPNG, via the coding sequence ATGAGCAGCGAAGCAACGGACGTTCAAGAAGCATCGCCAAAGTATGGCTTCACAGCGGCTAAGCCTGCAGTACCTGCCGGGTATAAGCAGACCGAGGTTGGGATGATTCCTGAGGATTGGGAATTAAAACAGCTGTGTGAAATCACACAGATTCGTTCTGGTATCGCGAAGAACTCTTCAGCCCAAGTCCAAGATCCTATTCACGTTCACTATCTACGAGTTGCGAATGTTCAAGATGGATACCTTGATCTCTCAGATATGAGCCAGATCACCATTTCGCGGTCAGATTTGGCACGGTTCTCTGTGCAGTCCGGTGACGTCCTCATGAATGAGGGGGGTGATCGGGATAAACTGGGCCGAGGTGCAATCTGGCGTGGCCAATATCAGCCTTGCATACATCAAAATCACGTATTTGTGGTTAGGCCAAAGAAAGTAGTGGATCCAGAGTACCTTGCGTTCTGGTCTGCTGGTGATGAGGCTAGAAAGTATTTTCTGATTGCTGGAAGGCAAACAACCAACCTTGCATCAATTAACAAAACATCTCTCGGACAACTCCCAGTTGTGTTGCCTAGAGTATCTGAACAACGCGCCATCTCCACCGCTCTAAGCGACGTGGACGCCCTGCTGGAAGAACTGGATGGTCTGATCACCAAAAAACGTGACATTAAACAAGCCACCATGCAACAACTCCTCACCGGTCAAACCCGCCTGTCGGGCTTTAAGGAGGAGTGGCAGACGAAACCACTCGCACATTTGGCTGAAATACGCAGTGGAGGCACGCCAAGCACATCAACCCCCGGATTCTGGAATGGGGGGATACCTTGGTGCACACCGACCGATATTACGGCTCTACGCGGCCAAAAACACCTTACCAACACTGAGAGAACAATTTCGCCGTCGGGGCTTCAAGCCAGCTCGGCTGAAACAATTCCTCCGAACTCTGTCATCATGACAACTAGAGCGACCATTGGTGAGTGCGCAATCAATACCGTTCCAATGACCACCAACCAAGGGTTTAAAAATCTAGTTCCTATAGCAGCAGACTGTGAGTTTCTTTATTACTTGATGACAATTCAAAAAAGCCGACTGGTACAGCTTTGTGCTGGCAGTACGTTTCTTGAAATCGGCAAAAAACAGTTGGATAAGTTTGATTTATACCTACCGGAAAGCCTGGATGAGCAAAAAGCTATAGCTGCCATACTTTCCGATATGGATACCGAAATAGACGCTTTGAAACAGCGCCGAGCTAAAACTGCCGCTCTCAAACAAGCCATGATGCAGGAGCTTTTGACTGGTCGCACACGATTGGTAAAGCCCAATGGTTAA
- a CDS encoding Fic family protein, whose protein sequence is MDQTELLSTLSRGEDSRHQFKRDATNADGLAAELAAFANSGGGWLFLGVNDDGSIAGLDSAAVRRLNQLLGNAASQHVRPPVHPLTENVQTDQGIVIAMEVPDGLAKPYLDNQGRIWVKQGSDKRHVTSREELQRMFQRSGLVYADVVPVAGTSTDDIDDKAFTIYFNRRYGENSEFSGLTREQLLQNLGLGDGQELNLAGLMLFGRNPQRWRPAFEVKAVAFPSTALHDTRYLDSEDIKGTLLEQFRGAFAFIKRNLHHVQHGRSFNTLGELEIPETALEELLVNALIHRDYFTSASVRLMVFTDRVEIVSPGHLPDSLSPDDISRGKTIRRNPTLTEHASHILPYRGMGSGIPRALEAWPQIDLVDDPAGNQFRTVIWRPEAEWPGKVTNQVTPPVTPPVTPPVTPPVERLLGLLAEEGELSNASLREHLKLKDRTHVRKHYIDPALEQGLIEYTIPDKPNSRLQKYRLTAAGKAWLQQQNNKG, encoded by the coding sequence ATGGATCAAACCGAACTGCTGAGCACTCTCTCCCGCGGCGAAGACAGCCGCCACCAGTTCAAACGCGATGCCACCAACGCGGATGGCCTTGCTGCTGAACTGGCTGCCTTTGCCAACAGTGGCGGTGGCTGGCTGTTTCTGGGCGTTAATGATGACGGCTCGATTGCGGGGCTGGATAGTGCGGCGGTTCGGCGATTGAACCAGTTGCTGGGCAACGCCGCTTCCCAGCATGTGCGCCCACCCGTGCATCCACTTACCGAGAATGTGCAGACGGATCAGGGCATCGTGATAGCGATGGAGGTGCCTGATGGCTTAGCCAAACCGTATCTCGATAATCAAGGCCGCATCTGGGTGAAACAAGGCTCTGATAAGCGGCATGTGACCTCCCGAGAAGAGCTGCAACGCATGTTCCAGCGTTCCGGGCTGGTTTACGCTGATGTGGTGCCAGTGGCGGGCACTTCCACCGATGATATCGACGACAAAGCTTTTACCATCTACTTTAATCGTCGCTATGGCGAGAACAGCGAGTTTTCAGGCCTCACACGGGAGCAGTTGCTACAGAACCTGGGGCTGGGCGATGGACAGGAGCTGAATCTGGCGGGGCTGATGCTGTTTGGTCGAAATCCGCAGCGTTGGCGTCCCGCCTTTGAGGTAAAGGCGGTGGCCTTCCCCAGCACCGCGCTTCACGATACCCGCTACCTGGATAGTGAAGATATCAAGGGCACCCTACTGGAGCAGTTCCGAGGTGCTTTCGCCTTTATCAAACGCAACCTGCACCATGTACAGCACGGACGGAGCTTCAACACCCTAGGCGAGCTGGAAATTCCCGAAACGGCTCTGGAAGAGCTGCTGGTCAATGCCTTGATCCACCGGGACTACTTCACCAGTGCCTCCGTCCGCTTGATGGTCTTTACCGACCGCGTGGAGATCGTCAGCCCTGGCCACCTACCGGACAGCCTGAGCCCCGACGACATTAGCCGGGGAAAGACCATCCGCCGCAACCCCACGCTCACTGAACATGCTTCTCACATCCTGCCTTATCGCGGCATGGGCAGCGGTATCCCTCGCGCGCTGGAAGCCTGGCCACAAATTGACCTAGTGGACGACCCAGCGGGAAATCAGTTCAGAACGGTGATCTGGCGGCCAGAAGCAGAGTGGCCCGGGAAAGTGACCAACCAAGTCACTCCACCAGTCACTCCACCAGTCACTCCACCAGTCACTCCACCAGTGGAGAGGTTGCTGGGACTGTTGGCAGAAGAAGGTGAACTCTCGAATGCTAGCCTCAGGGAACACCTAAAACTCAAGGATCGTACTCATGTGCGCAAGCACTATATCGATCCGGCTCTGGAGCAGGGGTTAATTGAGTATACGATCCCAGACAAACCTAATAGCCGCCTACAAAAATACCGCCTAACGGCCGCTGGCAAAGCATGGCTTCAACAACAAAACAACAAGGGATAA